The genomic stretch ACTGCAGCAGTTCAAGCTATACCCGGTTCACAGTGCAAGAGAGTAGACATTATGATGAGCAGCATCAATCATGCTGTAATGGTATGCTTGATAGATACTGGGGAATCTAGTTTTGCAGTTTGACAGTGTACTGTAATACTGTGCTAATAAAACAGCAGGATTGAGTAGTGATAAAATACCTCTTTCcaaatacttaaaaaatattCTTATGTTAACTTATAAAATCGCATTATTCGATCTGGAAATACTCAGTGATAGATATAGTAAGACATTCAGAATCTGCCATACAACAAGGTAGCAGGGGCGTTGTGGGTTTCTAGCGATATGAAACTATTATCTGTTGAGGCTTTCCTTGTCTTTTTTGAAAACAGTGGTGGTGTGGTGTCCAAACCTCCTTGTGTCACTGACGTGGGGTCAGAGCAGCGTTGATGGCTGAACGCAGCACGGACAGGAAGTGatccctctcctcacctctctctgtgGCGCAGACCCACGACCGACGAGGACCATCCAGGACGAAGGCGTGGCGAACGTCTGCACGGAGGGACATCAATTCatcaaaaaacaatatattataatTGTGACATTATTGAATATTCTTCATTCGGAAACCAAACGTACAGCGCGAGTGTGTGATCTCTCTGACAGCCAGGCTGGTGAGGGCCACGGACGccaggaaagtgtgtgtgctccGGTGCGTCAGCGCGAAAGGTGTGTGATGCACACTTCGCCGTGTCAGCACCAGAGCGTCGTTAAACAGGAAGAGGCCCACGTCTGACGCGTGCTCATAGGCCCTGAtcagacatgtacacacaaaacacacaggatgaaTACATGACAATCAAGCATATTAATTAAAGCAAATCTATCTAGCTTCGTGAAATAATATCATTTATCTACTTTAAGTACAGAGAGTTGTTCAGATAGTTTGAGAAATGTCTTATTCTCGTCGAAAATCATTTCTCAATCAAAACTAATGGAAAGAATTCTTTTAAACCAACGGAAACCATTTGGGTTGTTACCTGAGAGAGTCTGGAATCTGCTCGTCAGGACTcctgagcagagcagcatccTGAGTTATTACCAGCTGCCTGTTTCCTTCACTGAGGTTCTGCACACACGACAGATTCATACCAAATTAATACAAGTTTAGTTTTGGGTGTGAGGAAGAAAATGAAACGGAGACAAAGGGAGCTGGTGTTTTTCACCGGACAGCCttggatcctctgctgtgtttcttccatcagtctgtctctctccgagTTACGCTTTaactgagacagacagaaaagaacaTTTGTGTCATTACTGCACTGAGCACGGTTTTGTGTAGTATTTGTGTGACGTGTTTGGGCGCTGTACCTTTTGCGTGAAGTCCCTGTAGCGTCGCAGCGTGCTGAGGGcagaggagatgtgtgtgtggtcagggtGGCCGGGTTGTGTGTGTAAGGACAGAGCTTGAAGCAGAGTCACGTACTCCTGTGTTCTCCACACtggacacagcagcagctcctgtaggcttcacacacacacacacacatgtttacagGCATGTTTTTGGTCAGATGTGGATAACAACTGGAATCAAGTACATGATTTAagatatatatatgcatgtgtgtgtgtgtgtgtgtgtgtgtgtgtgtgtgtgtgtgtgtgtgtgtgtgtgtgtgtgtgtgtgtgtgtgtgtgtgtgtgtgtgtgtgtgtgtgtgtgtgtgtgtgtgtggttacctCAGCATGTGGGTTGCAAGAGTTCTGTCAGTTCTCTTCAGGAAAGCTCGAAATGTCGGTTTTGTCTCCCTGcactgagacagacacacacacagaagaagaaagaggaaagacacAAAGCTGACTTCGGAAACTTAAAATACTAAAAGTTTTCagcatttaattatttgtattatgcATAGCCTCAAGTTATTACCTTGATTACCTACAAGAAGGTTACATTTTCACCGGGAACTACAGAAAACTACTGAATGTATTTTctagaaaaaaatctggcatatgtaggggactgatatttatgagcatgtttaataaaaacatccccgtgagtggatttaaatgtggttttataggGTGGGGGGGATTTTCGGCCGTCAAACTGTCACAAAAACATCTGCAAACCAGGAACTACCTCCAATGTGTGGCTGTAGATAATGTGGATCAGTAGGGAATCAACAGTTTAAATGATTCTTCATTAATGAATATATTTAAGGGGTCTGTTTGAGTCTTTGGAGAGGTTACACTAGTACACTGTGTTCTAGTTCTTATATCTATTGCAGCGGGACCGCAACTGTAATTTCATAACCCAATCCTGTGTTACATAGTGATAAATAAAGTGATGACCTCAGACAAATGCCTTGGTTTTACCTTGTCGATGGTGCTCAGGGCCGTGGTGTAGTTGTTCAGGTAGTTGGTGTAGACTCTGAGACCCGAGCAGAGCTTGACGAACACGTCTCCAACACACTGCTCGGCCCCCCACTGCTGCAGCCTCGCCTGGAGATCTCCCAGAAACACTCtgcaacaaacacacgcacgccgATCGTGTCACGtccacacacagggacacaaatGAGACTGTGCCccactagtgtgtgtgtgtgtgtgtacctgttgaGCTCCAGTATGTGCGCGACAGGGCTGAGGATAATCTGGATGTCGGCGTAGCTGAGAATGGCTCTGTTGGAGTTCAGAGCTGCAGCGAGAGGCTCCTGGTACACCTGCGGCACACAGCAGGGTCAATACTTAGGTTTTCCAATCTTCTCTTCTCTCGCCTCGACTTAAATGGACAAACAACACTTTCTGGGTGGGTGGATTCACATTCTGATAAAAAGTGGGGGGGAAATAGGTCATGCACCTGCAGAACCATGATTCATTTGATATCTAAGACACCTGGAATTCTATAAACTCCTCGTAGATTGCTGAAAGAATGAGTTCCTATCTTTTATTAGCATCTGTATGACCTAATATTCAATCGGTTTCCGAGGAAGGACTGCACCTGAAACAATAGCCTCTAAAGTCAGATATCATCAACACATTTCCTGAATGAAACTTCTGGAGGATTTACCTTGAGCACAGCGCCCAGTCTCCCCAGATAAAGACCCTCGCTGTGGTGCAGCTCTCTGGCAGCCACACCTCTCCAATCTAACCCGGtctaaaagacaaaacaaggagCTGTAAAGATCAAGTGTGCTACTTCAACCGTCTCTGGGTGGACAAATTTAAGGTGCACGCACTTGTGGTAGCTCAGGCGTTAATCTCTGTGAGCCCCGCGGTGCCAACGGGAAACCGTCTGCTCCTTCAGCTCTCCACTCGTCCTCTGGAggactccctcctctctccttcacctcacTCCACCTCGTGAAAAAAACAGCGAGAAACTCCAAAGGTCTGGCCTGAAGGAGCAAGAGCAGAAATGTGAAATGAGACCCTTGGACTGATAGGCTGTGATCCAAGGTTAATGTTTCTGCCTTACGACACAGTCGTCCGCACCTCTTCCTGTCGGGTGAGAGCGGCGAGTCCCTCAGTCAGAGCCTCACTTAGATCTTTAGACACAGAAAGCTCCTCCAGGCAGATCTTCTCCCACAGACAATGACctacaaacaatatttaaagaTTCTTACCGGACACAGAGCATGTACACGTGTTTCAACAcgctctgtgtgcatgtgttcgaTTCTACATGTGCGTGACACCCACCCAGAGCCCGGCCCCTGGCCTGAAGgctgacctgctgcagctgtggccCCAGGCCGACCCTCAGCTCCCCCAGAGCCTCCTCCATCCACCCGGCCTGTCGGCACCAGCCCTCCAGAACACTCTCGGTCACATAGTGGAGCGCTGGTTGCTGGTTCGATGGCCCGGCACACCCGCCGCTGTTTGACCACTCACTCAGAACTAGAAGAGGGGGAAAGTTggtgtttgaaagaaaaaagataaagcAACATTCACAACAGATTCAAAGTCTTGCAAATGAGAGACTCACTGTTCTGGAAACTTCCGGTCGCAAAACCCATCGGGGCCCAAACCTCCACACCAGTGAGAGTAGAGAGAGTTTGGATGAGTGCCACTCCGGATGCTGTGGGAATAGGAAATCAGGAAATATGACATAAAGCAGAAATACTAATTACTGAGTAGTACGTGTGTCCCAACACCTTCCTACCAGATGCAGCCAGTGGGGCGAAGATGTCGATTCCTCCCCCGTCTACAGTTGGTGCCACCCAGCCACATAGTTTTTCCCAGAATCCTCTATGGTCGGGGGTGAGTAAGGTCCTCTCTGACAGAGTGTAACCTGGAGGGTCGAGGGTAAAACAAGGattcaaaaactgaaaaaacccAGATCTCGGCTCAAAGGACGGGGATAACCATGGATTTCTctcgtttcaaaataaaataagtgaaatGGTTGTAGCAGATGTGTTTCACCGTATCCTGAGAGGTAAACTTCTAGCACTGACGTTGGACTGGAATTAACGTCGGCGGTGTTCCCACACATTAAGATACACGGGATAATTATTTCTCACTTTGAAGCAGATAGACTTCCTCCGTTCCTCCTGGAGCGAGCAGGCCCAGCCTCTGAACTCTCTGCCCAGATATGGCCCTCTCCACCTGGGTTAGCAGAGCTGAGAGGGTCCCTCTGTGGTCGTACAAGATCGCAGTCACTCCTGCCTTCACACCACTCAGCACCAACTGAGTTCAGCAtggggaggaaaaggaaggGAGTTGTAATTCTACATCTACAATGATTCCCCCTTCTTTTCCATCTCATGCAGAGATAGGGCTTTGCGCCGACAGACTGATGAGACTCTTTTCCGTATTTTCCACTTACCTCATAAGCAGGAACTCTGTCGGAGATCAGAAATAAGAAAGTTGTGTGGGGGTAGGTGGGCGagactgtgtgttgttgtgcaggaCTGTGGGTGAAGGAGGACAGTGCTGCACAGGCTTTGTTTGGCCTTTCGCTAAAAGAGGATAAATGGTTTGATTTTAACAATGAATCATGAAGTAAGGCATTAGATATTCTTCGTAAGTTCGGCTTCAGTTGCCAAATGTTCCTGCTGAACTACCTGATTTACAGCATCATAGGGAAACCGTTGTGGATGTTCACCTGAATGAAGTGGAGGCCTGAAGTCCCTCCACGCTCATGGACTGAGCCCCGTCCCGGCTAAGACAGAGGCTGGAAGACCCAACAGTGTTTGGACGCCAGGAAAGGGAAGGCCAAGAATTGGAAGTTATCCCAGAGTCAGGCCTCCTCATCTGGGTACTTCCACCTCGGATTTGCTTTGTGAGGCTGCCCCATGCTTTCCTGGTTCTCATAGACAGTCCTGCAAATATCACAGATGTAAGCTACTTGGGAGAGAGCATGAAAACCTTGTCGTTTTCTCCGTCACTtactcttctcctcctgaagcttTGCTCTGATCATCTCCCTGATCCTCCTCTCCTtagtcctctcctcctcctcttccgtCATCCCTGCGCTTTGCTGATTCAAGGTGCCGTACTGCTCAGCCGCCTCCCGCGGCGTGAGCCAGTCCAGTGTGGAGACGCAGGAGACGTAGTGGTTCCTCCACGCTCCATACTCCTTTTCTCCGGGAGCGTAGGGAAGGAACCAGCCTCTCCGGGTGCATCGGCTGGTCCAGATACAGTcctgaggagagggaggagagggaggagagacgtGCTCAGTGGCTCTCAACTTCAGTTCGAATAGATTTCTTACTCTGGGCTTCTCACCTGTTCGGCCAGGACCCTCCAGTGCCAGCTGACTTGGGCGGCGGAGCAGAGATCACGAGGGGACAGGAACGACAACACATACAGGGACAGAAACCGTGGCAGGACCGCCGTGAAGTCCACTTGAGTCACAGGAACAGTCTCCTTCAGTAAATCCCTGCAGTACCTGCTCGGAATATCAGAGAATTTTCCTTTtagtcattaaaatgtaattaaataacatttaatcaGAGGTGTGAGGGTGGGGGCCAGGAATGCGCTTACGTGAGCTGTGTCTTGGTGCAGCGCGTGAGCAGAGAATGCAGCaggtgtttcctctgtttgtcgGTCCACAGGTCAAACCAGTGGAGCACAAGGTTCACTCTCTCCTCGAATAACTGCGAGAAAACGGGGACAGCGACAAAACGTCGGCGAACAAATGCTGCGCCTTGTTGCATAAGAGTCTGGACGCTTTGCCAAAAGCTACAAACTGGCTTCCAGAACAATGAAAAAGAACACCGGCACGGCAAAACGCCAGTTACTTATTGAAAATTAGAT from Hippoglossus stenolepis isolate QCI-W04-F060 chromosome 24, HSTE1.2, whole genome shotgun sequence encodes the following:
- the LOC118103365 gene encoding epithelial cell-transforming sequence 2 oncogene-like, producing the protein METDLKRTGEAVKRWQLSGTDGLRSGTSFSTWTPLSNKQSNAQLFEERVNLVLHWFDLWTDKQRKHLLHSLLTRCTKTQLTYCRDLLKETVPVTQVDFTAVLPRFLSLYVLSFLSPRDLCSAAQVSWHWRVLAEQDCIWTSRCTRRGWFLPYAPGEKEYGAWRNHYVSCVSTLDWLTPREAAEQYGTLNQQSAGMTEEEEERTKERRIREMIRAKLQEEKRLSMRTRKAWGSLTKQIRGGSTQMRRPDSGITSNSWPSLSWRPNTVGSSSLCLSRDGAQSMSVEGLQASTSFSERPNKACAALSSFTHSPAQQHTVSPTYPHTTFLFLISDRVPAYELVLSGVKAGVTAILYDHRGTLSALLTQVERAISGQRVQRLGLLAPGGTEEVYLLQSYTLSERTLLTPDHRGFWEKLCGWVAPTVDGGGIDIFAPLAASASGVALIQTLSTLTGVEVWAPMGFATGSFQNILSEWSNSGGCAGPSNQQPALHYVTESVLEGWCRQAGWMEEALGELRVGLGPQLQQVSLQARGRALGHCLWEKICLEELSVSKDLSEALTEGLAALTRQEEARPLEFLAVFFTRWSEVKERGGSPPEDEWRAEGADGFPLAPRGSQRLTPELPQTGLDWRGVAARELHHSEGLYLGRLGAVLKVYQEPLAAALNSNRAILSYADIQIILSPVAHILELNRVFLGDLQARLQQWGAEQCVGDVFVKLCSGLRVYTNYLNNYTTALSTIDKCRETKPTFRAFLKRTDRTLATHMLSLQELLLCPVWRTQEYVTLLQALSLHTQPGHPDHTHISSALSTLRRYRDFTQKLKRNSERDRLMEETQQRIQGCPNLSEGNRQLVITQDAALLRSPDEQIPDSLRAYEHASDVGLFLFNDALVLTRRSVHHTPFALTHRSTHTFLASVALTSLAVREITHSRYVRHAFVLDGPRRSWVCATERGEERDHFLSVLRSAINAALTPRQ